A single region of the Candidatus Paceibacterota bacterium genome encodes:
- a CDS encoding alanine--glyoxylate aminotransferase family protein, which produces MLLTQPPLAALNPAERILLGPGPSTVSQRVLRALAAPTLGHLDPQYITIMDETCELLRQVFRTKNPLTFPVSGTGMAGMECLATNLLEPGDEVIVCVNGVFGGRMKDVMERCGATVHALEATWGDIFTVEQIKATLDQHPRAKLLGIVHAETSTGAHQPLAGLADLVHARGALLVVDTVTSLGGHDVRVDEWGIDACYSGTQKCLSCPPGLAPVTFGERALARMDSRKTKPQSWYLDVSMLRKYYLGGSGGRFYHHTAPVNMTYALREALFIIVEEGLENRIARHEQMHCRLRKGLEAMGLTYVPKHSLHTLNCIHIPAGTDDAAVRRRLLEDYGIEIGAGLGPMAGKAWRIGLMGHSATVRNVDLALTALREVLR; this is translated from the coding sequence ATGCTGCTGACTCAACCGCCTCTCGCCGCGTTAAACCCCGCCGAGCGTATTCTGCTTGGTCCCGGACCGAGCACCGTTTCCCAACGTGTTTTGCGTGCCCTGGCGGCACCAACCCTCGGGCACCTTGACCCGCAGTATATTACCATCATGGACGAAACGTGCGAACTCCTGCGCCAGGTCTTTCGCACGAAGAATCCCCTCACCTTCCCCGTTAGTGGCACAGGCATGGCGGGCATGGAATGCCTCGCCACCAACCTCCTCGAACCGGGCGACGAAGTCATCGTCTGCGTCAACGGCGTCTTCGGCGGTCGGATGAAGGACGTGATGGAGCGCTGCGGCGCGACCGTTCACGCCCTCGAAGCGACCTGGGGTGACATCTTCACGGTGGAGCAGATCAAAGCCACGCTTGATCAGCACCCGCGCGCCAAGCTGCTCGGCATCGTTCATGCCGAAACCAGCACGGGCGCGCATCAACCCCTCGCCGGACTGGCTGACCTCGTCCACGCCCGCGGCGCGTTGCTCGTCGTGGACACAGTCACCAGCCTCGGCGGGCACGACGTGCGCGTGGACGAATGGGGCATTGACGCCTGCTACAGCGGCACCCAGAAATGCCTGAGCTGCCCGCCGGGACTGGCGCCCGTGACGTTCGGTGAGCGCGCGCTGGCGCGCATGGATTCGCGCAAGACCAAGCCGCAATCGTGGTATCTGGACGTGTCCATGCTCCGCAAGTATTACCTCGGCGGCAGCGGCGGCCGTTTTTACCACCACACCGCGCCGGTCAACATGACCTACGCCCTGCGCGAGGCGCTGTTCATCATCGTCGAAGAGGGCCTTGAGAACCGCATCGCCCGGCATGAGCAAATGCACTGCCGGCTGCGCAAAGGCCTGGAGGCAATGGGCCTGACTTATGTGCCCAAGCACTCGCTGCACACGCTCAACTGCATCCATATCCCGGCCGGAACCGATGACGCCGCCGTTCGGCGGCGCCTGCTGGAGGATTACGGCATCGAGATTGGCGCCGGGTTGGGCCCCATGGCCGGCAAGGCCTGGCGCATCGGCCTAATGGGCCACAGCGCCACCGTCCGCAATGTGGACCTCGCCCTCACCGCCTTGCGCGAAGTCCTGCGTTAA
- a CDS encoding Gfo/Idh/MocA family oxidoreductase translates to MNKYSVLVVGMGKRGMHHATAFNANPKFQVAGICDIDPKRLEDAAAKLGNPQKGSDAAALAKAVKPDVFCFCTLPNLRTPMIKAAIDGGAKLIAFEKPVALTSAELFTMRDLLKKAGVKAVVSHQHRYGKHYQKVKEIVASGALGRVHTVYASATGWMTHMLSHLIDYTCWFNNYAPASWAMAQAAGRAKLGDNHPSPDYIGGFVQFANGVRGIYECGAGAPDQPEVAKWWGKNRIGAQGTEGFAEVLTNGGWRAVTKSGGCQSGEGAMNYDLDMPPYIQEMADWLDDPRKAHQCNFDHACLGAEIMLAMQRSAAEGGQVSLPLAAGADEQALLKAKVADRPVLVSCEQNKKEFGLA, encoded by the coding sequence ATGAACAAATACTCCGTTCTTGTCGTTGGCATGGGCAAACGTGGCATGCACCACGCCACCGCTTTCAATGCCAATCCGAAGTTCCAGGTCGCCGGCATCTGCGACATTGACCCGAAGCGGCTCGAGGACGCCGCGGCCAAGCTCGGCAACCCCCAGAAAGGCAGTGATGCCGCCGCGCTGGCCAAGGCGGTCAAACCCGACGTCTTCTGTTTCTGCACTCTCCCAAACCTGCGGACGCCGATGATCAAGGCGGCCATTGACGGCGGCGCGAAGCTGATTGCCTTCGAGAAGCCCGTGGCCCTGACGAGCGCCGAGCTTTTCACCATGCGCGACCTGCTGAAGAAAGCCGGCGTCAAGGCCGTCGTTAGCCACCAGCACCGCTACGGCAAGCATTACCAGAAGGTGAAGGAGATTGTCGCCAGCGGGGCGTTGGGACGCGTGCATACCGTGTACGCCAGCGCCACGGGCTGGATGACGCATATGCTTTCCCACCTGATTGACTACACCTGCTGGTTCAACAACTACGCGCCCGCCAGCTGGGCCATGGCTCAAGCCGCCGGCCGCGCCAAGTTGGGGGACAATCACCCGTCGCCCGACTACATAGGAGGCTTCGTGCAATTTGCCAACGGCGTCCGCGGAATCTACGAATGCGGAGCGGGCGCGCCCGACCAGCCCGAGGTTGCCAAATGGTGGGGCAAGAACCGGATCGGCGCGCAGGGCACCGAGGGCTTTGCCGAGGTTCTCACCAACGGCGGCTGGCGCGCGGTCACGAAGAGTGGCGGCTGTCAGAGCGGCGAAGGCGCGATGAATTACGATCTCGACATGCCGCCTTACATTCAGGAGATGGCGGACTGGCTCGACGACCCCCGGAAGGCCCACCAATGCAATTTCGACCACGCTTGCCTGGGGGCCGAAATCATGCTGGCCATGCAGCGCAGCGCTGCCGAAGGCGGGCAGGTTTCTCTGCCTCTGGCCGCAGGCGCCGATGAGCAGGCTCTGTTGAAGGCGAAGGTCGCAGACCGCCCAGTCCTCGTTTCATGCGAGCAGAACAAGAAGGAGTTCGGCCTGGCTTAA
- a CDS encoding DegT/DnrJ/EryC1/StrS family aminotransferase: MKVQFYGHVRQYHNIKAAIDKNIRTVLESGQYVMGPMLKQFEAELAAYHGTKYAIGLGNGTDAIWLALMALDIGPGDEVITHPNTFFATAEAIWIAGATAVFVDCCPDCKCICPDKIEAAITPRTKAIIPVHLYGQCADMIAISKIAKKHKLKVIEDNAQAVGARGPKFRIGQLSDAATTSFIIQKNLGTFGDSGALVTNNADIDAKVRKLRNHGSNARNVHSFGFNSRLDDIHAGILSAKLKHIDAWNDLRRKWAARYTKGLKGCKTIDLPVELKGYRHVFHLYVIEVKKPQWREQLLDYLVKNGVDAKTHYSIAIHKQAGYPWGKRARIVGSVANAEANAACCISLPMFPELTAREVDYVVAKVKEWDAKFASQAPAGKGPAQAGTCCCSCK, encoded by the coding sequence ATGAAAGTTCAATTCTACGGTCACGTCCGCCAGTACCATAATATCAAGGCGGCAATTGATAAGAATATCCGGACGGTCCTCGAGAGCGGGCAATACGTCATGGGCCCCATGCTCAAGCAGTTTGAGGCGGAGCTGGCGGCGTATCACGGCACGAAATACGCCATCGGCCTCGGCAATGGCACCGACGCCATCTGGCTCGCGCTAATGGCCCTCGACATCGGCCCCGGGGACGAGGTCATCACCCACCCTAACACGTTTTTTGCCACCGCCGAGGCCATCTGGATCGCCGGCGCGACGGCGGTCTTTGTGGATTGTTGCCCCGACTGCAAGTGCATTTGCCCGGATAAGATCGAGGCCGCCATCACGCCCAGGACCAAGGCCATCATCCCAGTGCATCTCTACGGCCAGTGTGCCGATATGATTGCCATCAGCAAGATTGCCAAGAAACACAAGCTGAAGGTCATCGAAGACAACGCCCAGGCCGTCGGCGCCCGCGGGCCGAAGTTCAGAATCGGCCAGCTCAGCGATGCGGCGACCACTAGTTTCATCATTCAGAAGAACCTGGGCACCTTCGGCGACAGCGGCGCGCTCGTGACGAACAATGCCGACATTGATGCCAAGGTGCGCAAGCTGCGCAACCACGGCTCCAACGCTCGCAACGTGCACAGCTTCGGCTTCAACAGCCGCCTGGACGACATCCACGCCGGCATCCTCAGCGCCAAGCTCAAGCACATTGACGCCTGGAACGACCTCCGCCGCAAATGGGCCGCGCGCTACACCAAGGGCCTGAAAGGCTGCAAGACCATTGATCTGCCCGTCGAGTTGAAGGGTTACCGGCACGTCTTCCACCTTTACGTCATCGAAGTCAAGAAGCCCCAGTGGCGCGAACAGTTGCTGGATTACCTGGTCAAAAACGGCGTGGACGCCAAGACCCATTACTCGATCGCCATCCACAAGCAAGCCGGGTATCCGTGGGGCAAGCGGGCTCGCATTGTCGGCAGTGTCGCCAACGCTGAAGCCAACGCCGCTTGCTGCATCAGCCTCCCGATGTTCCCTGAGCTCACCGCCAGGGAAGTGGATTACGTGGTGGCCAAGGTCAAGGAATGGGATGCGAAGTTCGCCTCCCAGGCTCCCGCCGGCAAAGGGCCCGCTCAAGCCGGCACCTGCTGCTGCTCCTGCAAGTAG
- a CDS encoding NUDIX domain-containing protein — MGLPYKLATLLYCFNERDEVLLLERVQEPNQGLWSPCGGKLHTDTGESPYACACREAHEELGLRLSLSDLHLTGLASECGYQSQSHWLMFLFEVRRKLTTLPPAHREGRFKFFPREALGGLNIPQTDRERIWPWFWQHRGGFFAAHCHCHPDGRNEWTLEESSPSHA, encoded by the coding sequence ATGGGACTGCCTTACAAGCTGGCAACGTTGCTTTACTGCTTCAACGAGCGGGACGAGGTGCTGTTGCTGGAGCGGGTGCAGGAGCCCAACCAGGGCCTCTGGAGCCCGTGCGGCGGAAAGCTCCACACCGATACGGGAGAATCCCCTTACGCCTGCGCCTGCCGTGAGGCGCACGAAGAGCTCGGCCTGCGGTTGTCACTATCGGACTTGCACTTGACCGGCCTTGCCAGCGAGTGCGGCTACCAGAGCCAGAGCCATTGGCTGATGTTCCTGTTCGAGGTGAGACGGAAGCTGACAACCTTGCCGCCCGCGCATCGGGAGGGGCGCTTTAAGTTCTTCCCGCGCGAAGCCCTGGGGGGGCTGAACATACCGCAGACAGACCGGGAGCGGATTTGGCCCTGGTTCTGGCAGCACCGCGGCGGTTTCTTTGCCGCGCATTGCCACTGTCACCCGGACGGGCGGAACGAGTGGACGCTGGAAGAATCTAGCCCTAGCCATGCCTGA
- the tadA gene encoding tRNA adenosine(34) deaminase TadA, whose product MPDEPIIDLQSDQYFMGEALRQAAKAYDAEEVPVGAVVVREGRIIARSFNQVELLKDATAHAEMLALTQAEEAVGDWRLTDCTLYVTKEPCPMCAGAIVHVRLARVVFGASDPKAGAAGSALNLLQFPTLNHRCEITGGVREPECRALLQAFFAEQRREKT is encoded by the coding sequence ATGCCTGACGAACCGATCATTGACCTGCAAAGCGATCAGTACTTCATGGGCGAAGCCTTGCGCCAGGCGGCCAAGGCCTACGACGCCGAGGAAGTGCCGGTCGGCGCCGTGGTGGTGCGCGAGGGACGCATCATTGCTCGCTCTTTCAATCAGGTGGAGCTGCTCAAAGACGCAACGGCACACGCGGAGATGCTGGCGTTGACGCAGGCCGAAGAGGCGGTGGGTGACTGGCGATTGACGGACTGCACTCTATATGTCACCAAGGAACCGTGCCCAATGTGCGCCGGGGCCATTGTCCACGTGCGCCTGGCCCGCGTTGTATTCGGGGCGAGTGATCCCAAGGCCGGCGCGGCGGGCAGTGCTTTGAACCTGCTGCAGTTCCCCACGCTGAATCACCGCTGCGAGATTACCGGCGGTGTGCGCGAGCCTGAATGCCGCGCGCTCCTCCAGGCATTCTTCGCCGAACAGCGCCGGGAAAAGACCTGA